The Polyodon spathula isolate WHYD16114869_AA chromosome 23, ASM1765450v1, whole genome shotgun sequence genome has a window encoding:
- the LOC121298492 gene encoding fez family zinc finger protein 2-like — MRVLWLFWNAGREDWETNRLLRTPSSAGMASSLPLETVMSCPRHETRSVTSTAPKALAFSIERIMSKTSDTKSSLEERHGLGNSDVKKMVSLCSPIPCMIPIQPLSYDPQTKALMNYSEFWKANLRGTICGSPAMCTSSCGLCCKNDPSFVHSLLPNSRVIKPQVIHQTVTMPANGSLYYFNYLDSSYHPSDLLRGHVFPSTVVSSQSQTSFSAHQKLLLLENAKFASLTAETFPTPQFPHKEHLPGQLDQIVKENNSLTSEKNGVKPHTKLSNSSDGKSKNFTCEVCGKVFNAHYNLTRHMPVHTGARPFVCKVCGKGFRQASTLCRHKIIHTQEKPHKCNQCGKAFNRSSTLNTHIRIHAGYKPFVCEFCGKGFHQKGNYKNHKLTHSGEKQFKCTICNKAFHQIYNLTFHMHTHNDKKPFTCVTCGKGFCRNFDLKKHIRKLHDNNTSTSVPRAVQG; from the exons ATGCGTGTCCTATGGCTTTTCTGGAATGCAGGAAGGGAAGACTGGGAGACTAATCGACTGCTGCGCACACCAAGTTCTGCAGGGATGGCGAGTTCTCTTCCTTTGGAAACTGTGATGTCCTGTCCAAGGCACGAGACCAGGAGTGTTACTTCCACCGCCCCAAAGGCGCTGGCCTTCTCTATTGAACGAATTATGTCAAAGACTTCCGATACAAAAAGTTCCTTGGAAGAAAGACATGGTCTGGGGAATTCAGATGTAAAGAAGATGGTCAGTCTTTGCTCACCTATACCCTGCATGATTCCCATTCAGCCTTTGAGTTACGACCCTCAAACCAAGGCGCTGATGAACTATTCCGAATTCTGGAAAGCAAACTTAAGGGGAACGATTTGCGGTTCACCCGCAATGTGCACATCGAGCTGTGGCTTGTGTTGTAAAAACGACCCAAGTTTTGTGCATTCACTATTGCCAAACAGCAGGGTTATCAAGCCTCAAGTAATTCACCAAACAGTAACAATGCCAGCTAACGGATctctatattattttaactatttgGACTCCTCGTATCACCCATCCGATCTTTTAAGAGGACATGTATTCCCTTCCACCGTTGTCAGTTCCCAGTCACAAACTTCATTTTCTGCTCACCAGAAATTACTTTTGTTGGAGAATGCGAAATTTGCCAGTTTGACAGCGGAGACGTTTCCTACACCCCAGTTTCCACATAAAGAACACCTACCGGGACAGTTAGACCAGATTGTGAAGGAAAACAACAGTTTGACATCAGAAAAGAACGGCGTGAAACCGCACACTAAACTGAGCAACTCTTCTGATGGAAAATCTAAAAATTTCACTTGCGAAGTGTGTGGCAAG GTGTTTAACGCACATTACAATTTAACACGTCACATGCCGGTACACACAGGAGCCAGACCGTTTGTGTGTAAAGTCTGTGGGAAAGGGTTTCGCCAAGCCAGCACTTTGTGTAGGCACAAAATTATTCACACACAG gaAAAACCACATAAATGTAATCAATGCGGGAAAGCCTTTAACCGAAGCTCAACATTAAATACGCATATACGGATTCACGCTGGATACAAACCATTCGTATGCGAATTTTGTGGAAAGGGCTTTCACCAAAAAG GAAACTACAAGAATCACAAACTGACGCACAGCGGCGAAAAGCAGTTCAAATGTACAATTTGCAACAAAGCCTTTCATCAGATTTATAATCTGACTTTTCATATGCATACTCACAACGATAAGAAGCCGTTTACTTGTGTAACCTGCGGGAAAGGGTTCTGTCGAAACTTTGATTTGAAGAAGCATATAAGAAAACTGCATGATAACAACACCTCCACTTCTGTTCCAAGAGCGGTGCAAGGCTGA